Sequence from the Sphingobacteriaceae bacterium GW460-11-11-14-LB5 genome:
ACCGATGATAGCAGAATAGAAGCACGCAATATGGCCTGGCGCCAGGAACTCGAATTTAGGGTAGACCTGAAAGATATTGTCAACTTTGAAATAGAAACTTCGTATTCCCAAAACCTGACCAAATATTCGAATGACACCTTTACCGACCGCCAGTCTAATCGCTTTGAGTGCGGCATAGAAGGTCGCAATTATTTCTTTAAAGATCTTACCCTGGGCTACGATTTCACCAAGCAAATTAACTCAGGTTTCGATAATGGTGCAGTGCGAAATCCAACATTGCTTCGTTTATCAATGGAATATAAGTTTATGAAGAATGATATGGCCGCTATACGTGTAGAAGGATTTGATCTTTTTGATCAAAACTCCGGCATATCAAGAGATGTTTTCGATAACGTAATTGTAGACAGGCAAGTTAACCGCTTAGGCAGATATTTTATGTTATCTCTTATTTATAGGGTACGTAAATTTGGTGGTTAAGATTAAAAATCAGCTGTGTTTATCTTCTTAAATCTGCGGGAAAACTAAGTATTAAGTGCTCCCGCAGATTACGCTAATCCCGCAGACCCCATTACATCGTCCATTTCCCATCTTCCATCTTACATTCCCCATCTGCCATCCTTACATCCCTATCCCTTCTCTATTCCCGTTTTGGTAGCCACTGGCTTTTTCTTCCTAAAATTTGGAAAAGTCATTGGGCTTTTGGCTGGTCGTTCATCGCCTAATAACACACCCCATTGTTTAAATGATTCTGTACGGTCAAAAATAATTTTGAGTACAGCCACAATGGGTAGCGCGAGGAACATCCCCGAAACACCTGCTATACTGCCACCAATAAATACCCCAAGAATGGCAAATAAAGCATTTATTTTTACTTTAGAGCCTACAATGCGCGGCATCAAAATGTTATTATCTAAAAATTGAACAAATGCAATAACTCCTAAAACGGTAATCACTGGCCACAATTCTTGCGATGAAGTAAGGGTTAACAGCACCCCAATTAAGTTACCAATTAAAGCGCCCACATAAGGAATCAGGTTTAATATGGCGAAGATCACCCCAATTAATAAAGCATGTTTGATACCAATTAACATTAATATCCCGCCCAGTAAAATGGTCATATAGGTGATCTGGATCAATAATCCGATTAAGTAACTTTTAATGATCGATTCCGTTTCATAAATCGCTTCTTTCACTTTTGGGTGATCATCGGTTTTAAACCACATGAATATAAAACGCAATAAAATGTCTTTATAAAAAAGCATCAGGTAAATATAGATGGGCAATAAACCGATAAATACAAAAATGCCACTTAACGTTACAGCGGCACCACCAGCTAGTGAGGTACCCATGTTCATCAGATCGTCGCTTTTAGTTTGTATAAAAGCTTTTTGCTGCTTATCGTCGTAATGCGTAATGCGACTGATCCAATCGCTCAATGAATTAATATGCTGTGTTACATTCGATTTTATCTGTGGAAAATCTTTAACCAAAATGCCAATCTGGTTCGAAAAAAACCAAACGATCAAGGCTACAAAGAGCGCGACCAATAAAATGGATAGAATAATGGCTAATGATTCGGGTATTCTTTTTCGTTTTAAAAAGCGATATACCGGTAACAACATAATGCTGATAAAAAAAGCCATCAACATGGGCATGATAATGTCTCTTCCGATTACCATAACGGCTACAATGGCCATCAGCCCCAATAATTCTATCGATCGTTTAACGGTCAGGGGTAAATTGTTCGTCATAAAAGCTTATTCTGATTTGAGGTTTAAACACCATCGGAGTGAAAATGTTTTAAATAATTAGTTGTTGGTTTGGCGTGGTTGGTGCTGCGCGTTTGGCGGTGAGCGTTTGGCGTCAATTCATCGGTTCAAACAATTAACCGATTAAGCAGTTAGCGGTGGGCGGTGAGCGCTTGGCGTCAATTAACCGATTTCAACAATTAACCATTTAACCCCAGCTTAAAAAAATTACTTCCCTTACACGATATACCCATAGATTAGCCTTATTTTTGCAGCTTTAATACCGAACATGAACAATCAAGATACCATTATTGCTTTATCTACTCCTTCCGGTTCTGGCGCCATTGGCGTAATCCGTTTATCTGGTCCGGAGGCTATTTCATTGACCAATGCAGTATTTGCAGGAAAAGATTTAGAAAAGCAGGCCTCGCATACTTTACATTTTGGTCTGGTTAAAGATGGCGATCATATTGTTGATGAGGTTGTTGCGGGTTTATTTGTTGCTCCTAAATCGTATACTAAAGAAAATGTGGTAGAAATTTCCTGCCATGGTTCTAATTATATTATCCAGCAGATTATTAACCTCTTGATTAGCAAAGGTGCACGTGCTGCCAAGCCTGGAGAATTTACCTTGCGTGCTTTTTTAAATGGTGCTTTCGACTTAAGTCAGGCGGAGGCTGTGGCCGATTTAATTGCTTCCAATTCGAAAGCTTCGCACGATGTGGCCATGCAACAGATGCGCGGTGGTTTTGCCAACGAATTAAAAGGCTTACGCGAGCAATTGATCCATTTTGCATCAATGATTGAGCTCGAACTCGATTTTGCTGAAGAAGATGTAGAGTTTGCTAACCGCGAACAGCTAAAAAACCTGGTCAACAAAATTAATTACGTTTTACAACGCCTCATCTCCTCTTTCGAAATGGGAAATGTGATTAAAAACGGTGTTCCAATTGTTATTGCAGGCAAACCTAATGTGGGTAAATCTACCTTATTAAATGCCCTCCTGAATGAAGAACGGGCTATCGTTTCGGATATTGCCGGAACTACCCGCGATACCATTGAAGATGAACTGACCATTGGTGGCATTGTTTTCCGTTTTATAGATACGGCCGGAATCCGTGATACAGCCGATATTATTGAAGCTTTAGGGGTAGAACGTACCTTAGAGAAAATGAAACAGGCTAAACTGATCATTTATATGGCCGATGCTGCTCAAAGTATTTCAGAAATTGAAGAGCAGATTCGGGGTTTGAAGCAATTGGCTATCCCATATTTAATTTTAGTGAATAAAGCCGACCTCATGGCAGACGCACAGCGTAAGGCTTTCGAAGCTTTAGAAGTTGTTTTTATTTCTGCTAAAGAGAAACAAGGTATCGATGAATTAAAAACCACCTTACTGGAACAGGTTAACTTGCATCACATAAATACCAGCGAAACCCTAGTGACTAATATCCGCCATGTAGAAGCTTTAAAACAAACCGAACATGCGTTGCAAAGGGTTTTGGCCAATGTAGATAATCCGGTAACCTCCGATTTCTTAGCCATGGATATTAAACAGGCGCTACATTATCTTGGTGAGATTACAGGTACAGTGACTACTGATGACTTGCTGGAGAATATATTTACGAAATTCTGTATCGGGAAGTAATTTATTTTCCGAAGCTTTCTATTATATTCATATCGACTGAATAATTAAGTATTTAAAATAAAAAGTAATTATTGTTAAATACTTTGAGTTTGTTAAAGAAATCAGGGCTTAGATTCCAAGCACAGTTTTTTAAGAAATTTCAAATGTTATTTATGAAAATCTATTTATAATCCATTAACTTCTTACTTGGTTTATAAATTCTAGAAATAAATTTTGATTAATAATTTGATTAATAAATTAATGTCTTACAGATAGAAAACTTAACTCAGTTTTTTGTTAATAACTTTCATTGGATAAAGCGCTCAATTCTTTTGATATTGAAAAAAAATTAACTTCATGAATATTCTACACTTAACAGACTTTCACTTTAAAACATCATTACACAACGAATTTAAACAAGATGCGATTGTTGAAAATATTGTAAATCATATAAAAAAACAAAACATATTAATCGATTATATTTTTTTCACAGGAGACTTAGTTTTTTCAGGTACTAAATCAAATGATTTCACAAATGCGGCTGAAGTTCTCATCGATAAACTATTATCAGCCTTAAATATTCCAAAAGATAGATTTTTTATCTGTCCAGGCAATCATGATGTGGATCGAACCAAGGTTAGCCCCGCAATAATTTCAAGAATTGATAATTTAAAAACGAATGAAGAATTGGAAGCATTCGTTAAGAAAAAGGATATTGATTACCAATCTAGTTTGTCTCCATTAGAAAATTATGAACATTTTGCGAAACAGTATTTTACTACAACCAACAGATTTGACACCATAAGCTTTGGCTATTCGAGTCACATAAGGACACATTTAGGTAAAAGCGTCGGAGTGATATGCTTAAATACGGCCTGGAGAGCCATTGGTGACTTGGACGAGGGTAATTTAATTGTACCTATTAGCTACCTTCAAGAAAGCTTAAAATTGATTAGCAAATGCGACATTAAAATCCTTTTACATCATCATCCAATATCTCAATTTAAGTTATATAATCAATATACTATTGAAGATTTAATTCATAATAATTTCAATGTATCTTTTTCTGGACATTTACATAAAAACAATACTTCCGTATCGTATACTTCAAAAGATGGAATCTTAAAACTTGCATCAGCAGCAGCATTAGCAGATAATGATGGATCTAAAATAGGCTTCACAATAGTAAATATAAATCTGGATTCTTTCAAAGTTAATGCTACTTGTTATAAATACGATGCTCAAGATGAAATATTTTATGATACAAAACCTCTAGAACTTCAAATCCCAATTGATTCAGAAAAAGCAAAGCAAAATAAATTCAGACAAAGATTAAGGGCTTTATATAGTGAAGAACTAGAAAATGCTGACGATCTTTTTCTTAAAGGAAAGAAAGACAAAGATAATAAAGGCTTTATTGATTTGTGGACCAGTCCTGTAATCAGTTCAAAGAGTGCCGAAGAGGTCAAAAAGCAAAACTCAGTTAAAATAGTTGAAGTTGAACAAATAATTAAGTCGAATGTTAACTTTTTAATAATGGGAAATGACAAATGTGGTAAAACCTCGTTATTAAAAAAAATACAGCTAATTTGCTTAGAGGATTATAATCACTACGAGAGAATTCCTATCTATTTGGATTTCAAGAAAATTGAGAAAGAAGAGCATTTGGAGGGGAAGTTTGTAAAAGATTTAGCCTCATATTTTCAAGTAAATAAGGCAGCGGTTAAAGATATCATGGAGAATGAGACTGTTATGCTACTTATTGATAATATGGACTTTAGAGATGATGAAAATATAAAATGGTTAGAAGGAATTGTAAAATCTTTTAGCTTAGCTCAAATTATAATTTGCACTGATCAGAATTCTGGATCGAAATATCAAGAACTAAAAATTAATACATATAGTGTTAAAACTCTTTATTTCCATAGTCTTAAACCCAAGCAGTTAAGAGAATTAGCAGATAAGTTTTATGGCAGTTCAGAAATCAGCAAGGTTGAAGTAATAAATAGAATAAATCATATTTTTGGTATGTTGGCTATACCATTTAATTTTTGGAGTGTTTCATTATTTCTATGGGTTTTTAAAGATTCCAGAAAGGATATTACAAACGATGTTGATTTGGTAGACTTATATATTGAATCAATACTTGAGAGAGAAAAACTAATTAAAAACAAGGGAAGTTTCAGCTTTGAAAAATACAAACAATATTTAGCACATCTTTCAAAATTTTTACTTGATAATAATGAAAATGCATATTCAGCTACAAGTGATAACATTTTAGAATTTACTGCTAAATACTTGGCTTCAAACCCACGTAATGATACTGATTCTGCAACAATCTGGTCATACATAACCGATAAGGGGATTATAAAAGAAGTTGAAAACAAAAGATATGCTTTTAGACTGAATGGTGTATTTGAGTATTTCTTAGCTCATTACTTAAAATTGGATAAGGAATTTAGAGAAACTGTTATCAATGATAATAATGTTTATCTAAGTTTCAAAAATGAACTTGAAATGTATGCCGGCTCTAATCGTGGTGACGAAGATTTTGTATTGAAGATTTTTAATAAGACAAAAGAGATATTTGCGGAAATAAATCAGGCATATTTAACCGAAAATATTGATAATGCATTAACACAGCTAGATACTGGAGAAATAGCATTACATCTAGAAAAAAATCACACAGATTTGATCAGGAGCGTGATGTCTAATGAACAGCTAGATGACATTGAAGAGGTCGAGGAAAGTATCTCAACTATAAGTATTCAAGATAATTGTGAAGTTAGATTAAAACGTTTTTTACCTATTGACCAAAACAATATTGTTTCCCTAGAGAATTCTCTCTACATATTAGGAAGGGTTTTTAAAAATGCAGATGATATAACAAGTACAGATCTCATAAACGAAATTTTCGACTATATTATTGATACTACGGTAAGCTGGGGATACAAACTCTTTCAATCATTTAATAGCGATAATTCAGGATTGAGTGAAGAAAAAAATAAAATGGCAGCACTTGTTAAATTGATGCGTCAAATGCTCCCAATTATTGTTCAAAGTAGAATATCTGATATGATCGGAGCAAATAATTTGCAAGGTATAATTAAAGATAAATTACATAAACTAAAAACCAGTAAAGAAGAAAGTCAATTTAAAAAATTCATATTGCTTTATACACTTGCTGATATCGATTTATTGAAAAATCATGAATATATCAAACAAAGTATTTCAGATATAAAAATACCTGTACTTAGATATTCTATTTTAGTTAAAATTCTGTACTATTATAATTTTAGAACGCTTGAGTATTCACCATCTAATAAAGAAAAAATCTCTAAAACTTTACAAGGATATTTTGCTGAGGCTGGGCCTAAATTTAATAGTAAATTGTATACAAAAGATTCTGTAAGTAAAACATTCCAAACTTTAGAAAAGCTGAAAACTGTTAATGCTAAGCTTAGTTAATAATTGAGATAAAAAAACAGAATACTTATTTGAGAAATTATTAGCTAATTGTTTTGTATTTGTTATTTTGTAATAGTAATTAATTTTACTATTACAAAATAACTTTTTGTATCGGGGAGTAATACACGATTTAAAGTAAGAGGCTATGGATAAAGCGTTTTATTTTCTACTTCTTTCCTTTTACACAACATACACTTTCAGAATATCATAAGCAAATCTTAAAATTGTTCCGAAAACAACGATCAGAAAAAATACACGCACAAATTTATTTCCTTTAAGCAAGGCTAGTTTTGTACCGAAGAAAGCACCCGTTAGGTTAAAAAGTGCCATTGGGATGGCGTATTGAAACAGGATATGTCCTGTTGAACTGAAATAGATAATGGCTGCCAGATTAGTCGCCATATTTACAATTTTGGCATGTGCACTGGCACCTATAAAATCGAAGCCCAGTACAGCAATAAAAACCAAGATCAGAAAAGAGCCGGTACCTGGTCCGATTAAGCCATCATAAAAACCAATCAATATTCCAAATAAAGCAGCCATTAAAACCTGTTGTTTAAGCGAATGGTCTTTCTCCTGGTGGATACCAAATTGTTTATTAAAATAGGTATAAAGTGCAACTAAAATCAGCACAACAAGGATTACCGGTTTAATGACCGAATTATCGATCCTACTCACCAAAAACGCCCCCATCAATGCGGCTAAAAATGCAGTAAGCACACAGGCAGCAAGCACCTTGTAATTAAAACTAACCTGTTTAGAATATTTGAAAGCGGCCAGCGTTGTACCCGCCATTGATGGGATTTTTGTAGTTCCTAAAAGCGTAGCCACAGGATAATGTGGTAAAATAAGTAAAATGGCGGGAGTTTGTAATAAACCGCCGCCACCTACAATAGCATCTATAAATCCGGCAGCAAAAGCCACCAAACAAAGTAAAATCAGTTCGTTAACCACTAATTAAATTTTTAAATCAATACTTCCGAATTCATTACCGCTGGCTTCAGCCAACAGTAACTACATCCGCTCTGGCGAAGTAATCCCTAAAATCAGCATACCAGCATGAATAATATCAGCTGTTTTTTTGCTCAGGTTTAAACGGAACTGTTTCACTTCACCATCTTCAGTTTTTACAATTGGCGGTACCTCATGATAAAACTTGTTAAACAGTTTAGCCAGTTCGTATAAATAGTTGGCCAAACTTGCCGGACTATAAGCCTTAGCTGCAATAGCAATTTCTGCAGGGTATTTCGCCAATTGCAGAATCATTTCCAGTTCCACATCCGATATTCCTGAAAACTGCTCACTACCAACTGCAAACTGATAATCCGATTTACTCAACAGCGATTTAATCCGTGCATG
This genomic interval carries:
- a CDS encoding AI-2E family transporter, which encodes MTNNLPLTVKRSIELLGLMAIVAVMVIGRDIIMPMLMAFFISIMLLPVYRFLKRKRIPESLAIILSILLVALFVALIVWFFSNQIGILVKDFPQIKSNVTQHINSLSDWISRITHYDDKQQKAFIQTKSDDLMNMGTSLAGGAAVTLSGIFVFIGLLPIYIYLMLFYKDILLRFIFMWFKTDDHPKVKEAIYETESIIKSYLIGLLIQITYMTILLGGILMLIGIKHALLIGVIFAILNLIPYVGALIGNLIGVLLTLTSSQELWPVITVLGVIAFVQFLDNNILMPRIVGSKVKINALFAILGVFIGGSIAGVSGMFLALPIVAVLKIIFDRTESFKQWGVLLGDERPAKSPMTFPNFRKKKPVATKTGIEKG
- a CDS encoding tRNA uridine-5-carboxymethylaminomethyl(34) synthesis GTPase MnmE, whose product is MNNQDTIIALSTPSGSGAIGVIRLSGPEAISLTNAVFAGKDLEKQASHTLHFGLVKDGDHIVDEVVAGLFVAPKSYTKENVVEISCHGSNYIIQQIINLLISKGARAAKPGEFTLRAFLNGAFDLSQAEAVADLIASNSKASHDVAMQQMRGGFANELKGLREQLIHFASMIELELDFAEEDVEFANREQLKNLVNKINYVLQRLISSFEMGNVIKNGVPIVIAGKPNVGKSTLLNALLNEERAIVSDIAGTTRDTIEDELTIGGIVFRFIDTAGIRDTADIIEALGVERTLEKMKQAKLIIYMADAAQSISEIEEQIRGLKQLAIPYLILVNKADLMADAQRKAFEALEVVFISAKEKQGIDELKTTLLEQVNLHHINTSETLVTNIRHVEALKQTEHALQRVLANVDNPVTSDFLAMDIKQALHYLGEITGTVTTDDLLENIFTKFCIGK